In Microbacterium pumilum, the following proteins share a genomic window:
- a CDS encoding acylphosphatase, whose protein sequence is MRRVHVTVSGDVQGVGYRYTMRLVAREVGVAGWVRNRRDLTVEAEIEGTDEQVDEVLAWMAEGPPGSRVAAATVTDAAPTGARGFEVRNTA, encoded by the coding sequence ATGCGCCGCGTGCACGTGACCGTCTCAGGCGACGTCCAGGGTGTCGGCTATCGGTACACGATGCGTCTCGTCGCCCGCGAGGTCGGTGTCGCGGGCTGGGTGCGCAATCGCCGTGACCTCACCGTCGAAGCAGAGATCGAGGGCACCGATGAGCAGGTCGACGAGGTGCTCGCGTGGATGGCGGAAGGGCCTCCCGGCTCACGGGTGGCAGCGGCGACGGTGACGGATGCCGCGCCCACCGGCGCGCGCGGGTTCGAGGTGCGGAACACGGCCTGA